In a single window of the Acipenser ruthenus chromosome 8, fAciRut3.2 maternal haplotype, whole genome shotgun sequence genome:
- the LOC117407328 gene encoding C2 domain-containing protein 3-like isoform X1, which produces MKNKKIKTSTLGSKKKKAASDVSPSTGLPPLVEGQLRCFLRVTVSKILWTIQKPPAAPRVRLKWWGELSDGTCFRPRDSSQKEQKGVKTTARFAIRCGPKQFTSYLADMGMLVLDVVTKPDHLPIGRVQVSGISQLSPTHSISGFFTVVSPTSEKLGELQVSLALEPLSETYDSSSSIPTTDMSIDTAMAALSKGASRENQLVVPPQPLRLSINSTSGRDSVGSSASNTPRGKDHLYFQENTRVPKDTSSSARPEDAVESLRPASPHHRLVQFSQETETHVLPANSQASKDLISVLLDRGSKLRNAMVVSALQSDLDAEPALKDIHLPLPNDTVRKPVSVSSMPSSGKLLENLLDPDPNLKPTQVNLLPLSEYQDQEYTLDTENRAIQLLLGSVNSSPLQHWDGTGSPPESLSGGSSIYEESELSDPHYDQSLLENLFYKAPKSDTSLSDFSSEDDEIKSAKGKQKISRGHAGHHPDRPRQSLQAPDSKNECSFPEGATLTAGKEPSSSIDLSVDRLTLLGRIHLARVIIETLKIPPDSTQTTPSKKAGKGKPPRPVSTRKCTYFVEYHFPVASSREEAGQVSMKTEVVRVASSKIIGGVVKFQQRFVFPLHFSGVMIEQWWNMDLEFKIYARKSTQKKPVPIGTARFPLRKAIQSELLSLSTELSVFRLDGEKQELGPLKVSFELAADNKDFSTARSQCAGFSKAPSYAVTSPGHKTVSLPDNESSQQLGTDGANASVPVKAHSKARNKTPQTMKELQRENGIQLNPPYCSAVRNLNRQFSALRAEEEDGVLLHVLLMVPEGKDFTTAAMQPCNLYLNCKLFGTDEATRSPVIWGQNQPTFNFTQVAPVTLASRLLERMKNNVMVIEVWKKVPSPAQDKLVGLAKLPLHQFYMSFRDPKISHLLLQAQYPVVGVDSYMPVIDVFTGSIQGRLRVILAMGSGEQILALQRLKSEEGTSAPSVQRPTHFLDQMPNIPSEINRRHGNSMREHIFEIKVERIKGLTPLQSTVWGEADCFIQYSFPAQDTESERNLDSQALESTVSLRPFRTTTTLCVPDPVFNDSQSHTLVVPADVPVQRLLLSACSSQGLAGGGGIQFEVWCRYYYPNVRDQVVARGILPLSKLCAMVTMQRQEHAGTHTFSLPLIPRTDSAEGHHPHPSGLLDVCVLYKHSVQAAESSRQGAGASRVVTVAVQVHRASGLQAAARAAAERDRSFQYHADVGVNTTVSMQLSFLPESEKRMTRVVARTFCPEFDHHTEFSCNLVIQRSSGETCSLAELLQAAEATFTLYHHGAKQASTSRTSEDTVLGTVKVQLADLLNKRTGITGWFAVNMPAERDSEALQNAGGGLEISISFAHHSDRERVVSAAEALGWHAGVNGECTQERDEDGDGAEWQAGERALSISVAAPRLWLPLRCLLLAGRRDLERSTYCYVRFKLYDRDPFCSSLRHPSLEDEDVTTVTFKEIRTVELRSSQPLLWYLREERLEVQVWVAFGKEKRPRPHDTDRLVGSAYVDLSTLAKKPLHKLCISGVYPLFKRSAPDLSGAAVRVHITLSPAHLTPAQEQLSAPEESYLEDVSDTEIREAESFAHAKDSHHQNVEIQQQRKTSGDCEGQDSQVENTFAVSITVERAMHLSLKGSPLIERTGVSPSCCVSYATADAASPVTTAVIENTDCPVWDHQQQTRLSKEILVDPQQTLVFKVWHKGDVERVIGFASVDLSPLLSGFQSVCGWYNITDFSGQCQGQIKVSITPLGTVHGLREERLATSENKAKESDVSFQGFPLSYRTTAMYNSFPTHVTRYPEQIIKSTSPDFLVSERPSNRHEEHVDNVRRFHQSLQQGDKSLEYAQSGEARSSRSALFTALRKNLGELDDIQRYFSQKLSTPSFPHVSDPNKSSRLSENGDYVQVPQSNSPSTEATQLLAKSSRLVCEVNNLFSGHHGKTQDLFLEKPQLVPEVSKDNVRLQDQVQFERDLTEATDVAYLDLVAGATNEEGISSPICFPTEYQNLSTRARNGQLIQDDVSSESDLAMDDATEQRDNNTSDACSEDEYEEAVIQPRALNDVTGMTDRTSPWSSIVSEPDMASVEQLDEVEPLGQERLEAQEVLRAEGSPLPDVLHDGHSSMPSGAQSQIRGECVWFDSHVSSRHTETALGGDEGEAPVQVDRDIAASSAITRLDFSLDSGNPSTADGLDNRPQDLHRESLCHERRLSSSSESFQRELSRNDAEEADEETTPVRLPDPEVLPNFFLPTQHLEASMRALRIAPVFPSSSSDTLESGTANGIPFRRVKRQKPSVPSPSTRKEETKRIAKIFAAQFSQKQ; this is translated from the exons ATGAAGAATAAGAAAATTAAGACCAGCACATTAGGAAGCAAGAAAAAGAAAG CTGCCAGCGATGTCTCCCCATCTACTGGTCTCCCGCCATTAGTAGAAGGCCAGCTGCGGTGCTTTCTAAGGGTGACAGTCAGTAAAATCTTATGGACGATCCAGAAACCCCCAGCTGCACCCCGTGTCAGACTGAAGTGGTGGGGTGAGTTGTCAGATGGGACCTGTTTCCGCCCCAGAGACAGCTCTCAGAAGGAGCAGAAAGGAGTTAAGACAACGGCACGCTTTGCTATTCGCTGCGGCCCGAAGCAGTTCACCTCCTACCTTGCAG ATATGGGTATGCTGGTGCTAGATGTGGTGACCAAACCGGACCATCTTCCTATTGGACGGGTACAAGTCAGTGGGATATCGCAGCTCTCTCCAACCCACTCCATCAGTGGGTTTTTCACAGTAGTGTCTCCAACGTCTGAGAAGCTTGGAGAATTACAG GTATCCCTTGCTCTTGAACCCTTGTCTGAAACATATGACAGTAGCAGTTCTATTCCAACCACTGATATGAGCATAGACACTGCAATGGCAGCGCTGTCAAAGGGTGCTTCTCGTGAAAACCAATTGGTGGTACCTCCTCAGCCACTTCGACTTTCTATTAACAGCACCAGTGGAAGGGATTCTGTGGGAAGCAGTGCATCAAATACCCCAAG AGGTAAAGACCACTTATACTTTCAAGAAAACACTAGAGTCCCAAAAGATACTTCTTCCAGTGCAAGACCTGAAGATGCAGTGGAGAGCTTGAGACCAGCCTCCCCCCACCACAGGCTTGTACAGTTTTCTCAAGAGACCGAAACTCATGTCTTACCAGCAAACAGCCAAGCATCCAAGGATCTCATCTCAG TGCTTTTGGATCGTGGCAGCAAACTCAGGAATGCTATGGTGGTTTCTGCTCTGCAGTCTGACCTGGATGCTGAACCTGCATTGAAGGACATTCACCTGCCTCTGCCAAATGATACTGTTAGGAAACCAGTATCTGT GTCCTCTATGCCTTCATCGGGCAAGCTGCTTGAGAATCTGCTTGACCCTGATCCAAATCTCAAACCCACGCAAGTTAACCTCTTGCCTTTGTCAGAATACCAAGACCAAGAATATACACTTGACACAGAGAACAGAGCAATTCAGCTGCTCCTGGGCAG TGTAAATTCTTCCCCGTTACAACACTGGGATGGAACCGGTTCCCCTCCTGAGTCCTTGTCTGGCGGCAGCAGTATCTATGAGGAAAGTGAACTGAGCGATCCGCATTATGACCAGAGCCTGCTGGAGAACCTGTTCTATAAGGCTCCT AAATCTGACACCAGCCTGAGTGATTTCAGTAGTGAAGATGATGAAATCAAGTCTGCAAAAGGAAAACAGAAGATTTCAAGAGGTCATGCAGGACATCATCCAGACCGACCCAGACAGTCACTTCAGGCTCCTGATAGCAAAAATGAATG TTCATTCCCAGAAGGAGCCACATTGACCGCTGGAAAAGAGCCGTCCAGCTCCATTGACCTGAGTGTGGACAGACTGACACTGTTAGGTCGGATACACCTGGCCAGGGTTATAATTGAAACTCTGAAAATCCCCCCAGACAGCACCCAGACAACACCAAGTAAAAAAGCTGGCAAAGGAAAACCACCAAGACCTGTTTCAACTAgaaaatg CACCTATTTTGTGGAGTACCACTTCCCTGTGGCATCTTCAAGAGAAGAGGCTGGTCAGGTGTCCATGAAAACTGAAGTTGTAAGGGTAGCCTCCAGCAAAATTATAGGAGGAG TTGTGAAGTTTCAGCAGCGGTTTGTGTTCCCACTGCATTTCAGTGGTGTGATGATAGAGCAATGGTGGAACATGGACCTCGAATTTAAAATCTATGCTAGAAAAAGCACACAGAAGAAG CCTGTTCCAATTGGAACAGCTCGTTTCCCATTACGGAAAGCCATTCAGTCTGAACTCCTGAGTCTGTCTACTGAGCTGTCTGTCTTCAGGCTGGATGGAGAAAAACAGGAACTTGGGCCTTTAAAG GTTTCTTTTGAGCTGGCTGCAGACAACAAGGATTTCTCTACTGCCAGGTCCCAATGTGCAGGATTTTCTAAAGCCCCTTCATATGCTGTTACCAGTCCTGGACACAAGACCGTATCTCTTCCTGATAACGAGAGTAGTCAACAGCTGGGCACTGATGGTGCCAATGCCTCTGTCCCTGTCAAAGCACACAGCAAGGCCAGAAACAAGACCCCTCAAACCATGAAGGAATTGCAGAGAGAAAATGGGATTCAGCTGAACCCACCTTACTGTTCAGCAGTACGGAATTTAAATAGACAGTTCAGTGCACTGCGTGCAGAAGAGGAGGATGGAGTCTTGCTGCATGTTTTGTTGATGGTACCAGAGGGAAAGGATTTTACCACAGCAGCAATGCAGCCATGCAAtttgtatttaaactgcaaaCTGTTTGGTACAGATGAAGCAACAAGGTCTCCTGTCATTTGGGGACAAAATCAGCCAACATTTAACTTCACTCAA GTGGCTCCTGTGACGCTGGCCTCCAGACTGCTGGAGAGAATGAAGAACAATGTGATGGTGATCGAGGTGTGGAAGAAAGTGCCAAGTCCAGCACAGGACAAGCTGGTGGGACTAGCGAAACTCCCACTGCACCAATTCTACATGTCATTTAG GGACCCCAAGATTTCTCACCTGCTGCTGCAGGCTCAGTATCCAGTGGTGGGAGTGGACAGCTACATGCCGGTCATTGATGTGTTTACAGGCAGCATCCAAGGCCGCCTACGGGTCATTCTAGCTATGGGTTCAGGAGAACAGATTCTAGCACTGCAACGTTTAAAAAGTGAAGAAGGGACTTCAGCTCCTAGCGTTCAAAGGCCAACACACTTTCTGGATCAAATGCCAAATATACCATCTGag ATAAACAGAAGGCATGGAAACTCAATGAGAGAACACATATTTGAGATCAAAGTTGAACGCATAAAAGGACTGACTCCATTACAGTCCACTGTCTGGGGAGAAGCGGACTGCTTTATACAGTATAGTTTCCCAGCCCAGGACACAGAATCTGAGAGGAACTTGGACTCCCAGGCGCTAGAAAGCA CAGTGAGTTTGAGGCCATTCCGTACTACCACCACTCTGTGTGTCCCGGACCCTGTTTTCAATGACAGTCAGAGCCACACTCTCGTCGTACCAGCTGATGTTCCAGTACAGCGATTGCTGCTCAGCGCTTGCTCAAGCCAAGGGTTAGCAGGCGGTGGAGGCATTCAGTTTGAAGTGTGGTGCAG GTATTATTACCCAAATGTCCGAGACCAGGTAGTGGCCCGAGGTATCCTTCCCCTGTCCAAGCTGTGTGCCATGGTGACCATGCAGCGGCAGGAACACGCTGGCACACACACCTTCAGCCTCCCTCTGATCCCCAGAACAGACAGCGCAGAGGGGCACCACCCGCATCCTTCAG GTTTGCTTGATGTGTGTGTGCTGTACAAGCACTCAGTGCAGGCAGCTGAAAGCTCCAGACAGGGAGCTGGAGCATCACGCGTCGTGACTGTTGCAGTCCAGGTTCACCGAGCATCAGGCCTGCAGGCTGCAGCAAG AGCTGCCGCAGAGAGGGACCGCTCGTTCCAATACCACGCAGATGTAGGTGTGAACACCACCGTCAGCATGCAGCTTTCTTTCCTCCCAGAGAGTGAAAAGAGAATGACGCGAGTTGTCGCCCGCACCTTCTGCCCTGAGTTTGATCATCACACAGAGTTTTCTTGTAATCTAGTGATCCAGAGATCCAGTGGGGAGACCTGTAGCCTGGCTGAGTTGTTACAGGCTGCAGAAGCTACATTTACTCTCTACCACCATGGTGCTAAACAAG CCTCTACCAGTAGAACATCAGAGGACACTGTACTGGGAACCGTCAAAGTACAGTTGGCAGATTTGCTGAATAAAAGGACAG GAATCACTGGCTGGTTTGCAGTAAATATGCCAGCGGAGCGTGATTCAGAGGCTTTACAGAACGCTGGTGGTGGATTGGAGATCTCGATCAGCTTTGCTCACCATTCTGACAGGGAGAGGGTTGTAAGTGCTGCAGAAGCCTTGGGCTGGCATGCTGGTGTGAATGGAGAATGTACACAGGAGCGTGATGAGGATGGAGACGGAGCTGAATGGCAGGCCGGGGAGCGGGCTTTGTCGATCTCTGTTGCTGCTCCTCGATTGTGGCTCCCTCTGCGCTGCCTGCTGCTTGCAGGAAGGAGAGATCTGGAGAGGTCCACCTATTGTTATGTTAGGTTCAAACTGTACGACAGAGACCCTTTTTGCTCCTCTCTCCGGCACCCGTCCTTAGAGGATGAAGACGTCACCACTGTGACTTTCAAAGAGATCAGGACTGTAGAGCTGAGGAGCAGCCAGCCCCTGCTTTGGTACCTGAGAGAGGAAAGGCTGGAGGTACAGGTTTGGGTCGCTTTCGGAAAAGAGAAGAGGCCGAGACCTCATGATACTGATCGACTAGTCGGTTCGGCTTATGTGGACCTTTCCACATTGGCAAAGAAGCCTCTACACAAGCTATGCATCAGTG GAGTGTACCCCCTTTTTAAACGCAGTGCCCCTGATTTGTCTGGGGCTGCTGTCAGAGTCCACATCACGCTCTCCCCAGCTCACCTGACACCTGCTCAAGAGCAGCTTTCGGCTCCTGAAGAAAGTTACCTTGAGGATGTTAGTGATACTGAAATTAGGGAAGCAGAAAGTTTTGCACATGCCAAGGACTCTCACCATCAAAATGTAGAAATCCAGCAACAGAGAAAAACTTCAGGAGATTGCGAAGGCCAAGATTCACAAGTCGAAAACACATTCGCAGTGAGCATCACTGTGGAAAGAGCTATGCATCTTAGCCTCAAAG GCAGCCCCCTGATAGAACGCACTGGAGTAAGCCCAAGCTGCTGTGTCTCTTACGCCACCGCAGATGCAGCCAGTCCAGTGACAACAGCTGTAATTGAGAACACAGACTGTCCTGTCTGGGACCACCAGCAGCAGACACG GCTTTCCAAGGAGATTTTAGTAGATCCACAACAGACACTGGTCTTCAAAGTTTGGCATAAAGGAG ATGTTGAGCGAGTAATCGGATTCGCTTCTGTGGACCTCTCTCCCCTGCTGTCGGGTTTTCAGTCCGTGTGTGGGTGGTACAACATCACGGACTTCAGTGGGCAATGTCAAGGACAGATCAAAGTGTCCATCACTCCCCTAGGGACGGTTCATGGCCTCCGAGAGGAGAGACTGGCAACCAGCGAGAACAAAGCAAAGGAATCTGAT GTTTCTTTTCAAGGATTCCCGCTGTCATATAGGACTACTGCCATGTACAATTCTTTTCCCACTCATGTCACCAGATATCCAGAACAAATCATTAAGTCAACCAGTCCTGACTTTTTGGTCTCTGAAAg ACCCTCCAATCGGCATGAGGAGCACGTGGACAATGTGCGCCGATTCCACCAGTCTTTACAGCAAGGGGACAAAAGCTTGGAATATGCTCAGAGCGGTGAAGCACGCTCCTCTCGTTCTGCACTTTTCACAGCTCTTAG AAAAAATCTTGGTGAACTGGATGATATTCAGAGATATTTCAGTCAGAAGCTGTCCACCCCTTCGTTTCCACATGTTTCTGACCCTAATAAATCGTCACGACTTTCTGAAAATGGAGACTACGTTCAAGTACCTCAAAGCAACTCTCCCAGCACTGAAGCCACACAGCTTCTGGCAAAGTCAAGCAGGCTGGTCTGTGAAGTAAACAACCTGTTTAGCG GTCATCATGGAAAAACTCAAGATTTGTTTCTTGAGAAGCCTCAACTTGTGCCTGAAGTCAGCAAAGACAACGTAAGGCTCCAGGATCAAGTCCAGTTTGAAAGAGATTTAACTGAGGCAACAGATGTAGCATATCTAGATCTAGTAGCTGGTGCCACAAATGAGGAAGGAATCTCTTCTCCTATCTGTTTCCCAACAGAATATCAAAACTTAAGCACAAGGGCTCGCAATGGGCAATTAATTCAGGATGATGTCAGTTCTGAGAGTGATCTGGCCATGGACGATGCTACTGAACAACGAGATAATAATACCAGTGACGCCTGCTCTGAGGATGAATATGAAGAGGCTGTAATCCAACCAAGAGCCCTAAACGATGTGACTGGAATGACTGATAGAACCAGTCCGTGGTCCAGCATCGTGTCAGAACCTGATATGGCTTCTGTAGAGCAGCTGGATGAAGTGGAACCACTGGGGCAGGAAAGGTTAGAAGCACAAGAAGTCTTGAGAGCTGAGGGCAGTCCGTTACCAGATGTCCTGCATGATGGCCATTCCAGCATGCCTAGTGGTGCACAGTCGCAGATTAGGGGGGAATGCGTTTGGTTTGACAGCCATGTCTCAAGCAGGCACACAGAGACGGCTttgggaggagatgaaggggaagCTCCGGTTCAGGTGGATCGGGATATTGCAGCATCCTCAGCCATTACCAGATTAGATTTCTCACTGGATTCAGGAAACCCAAGCACAGCGGATGGACTTGATAACAGACCGCAAGATCTACACAGAGAGAGTCTCTGTCATGAAAGAAGATTGTCTAGCTCTTCTGAATCATTTCAGCGTGAGTTGAGCAGGAATGATGCTGAGGAAGCTGATGAGGAGACCACTCCAGTCAGATT ACCTGATCCTGAGGTTCTTCCTAATTTTTTCCTACCAACTCAACATCTGGAAGCATCCATGAGAGCCCTCCGCATAGCCCCTGTCTTCCCCTCgtccagttcagatact CTGGAAAGTGGTACTGCCAATGGAATTCCTTTTAGAAGAGTAAAGCGCCAAAAGCCCAGTGTACCGTCACCCTCAACCaggaaagaagaaacaaaaagaaTTGCAAAGATTTTTGCAGCTCAGTTTTCACAGAAACAGTAA